In Sphingopyxis sp. FD7, a single window of DNA contains:
- a CDS encoding glycosyltransferase: MTAPLRILSIATLFPDVARPNFGLFVEKSLRALAAQPGVELTVVAPVGLPPFPLSLHPRYRALRSLPRAEIWHGLTVRRPRFTLIPRYGARFNPAAIARAVLGAARDRTFDVVDAQFFYPDGPAAMRVADALGLPFSVKARGADISHFGHAPASRAQLLAAAAKAAGLLAVSEAMRRDMAAIGIDPAKVAVHYTGIDTARFHPGDRAAARAALGFDDAPAILSVGALIERKGQALVIAALPALPGVDYWLAGAGEAETRYRALARRLGVEARVHFMGPVAHADLPLFYRAADVVVMPSASEGLANAWVEALACGTPIVISDAGGAAELVRLPAAGRIVPRTPGAIAEAVQDILAAPPSPADVAASLDGRFDWNRNGRELADHLRRCAGF; encoded by the coding sequence ATGACCGCCCCGCTGCGCATCCTCTCGATCGCCACCCTCTTTCCCGACGTCGCGCGCCCGAACTTCGGCCTGTTCGTCGAAAAAAGCCTGCGCGCGCTCGCCGCGCAGCCGGGCGTCGAACTCACCGTCGTCGCGCCGGTCGGCCTGCCGCCTTTCCCGCTTTCGCTGCACCCGCGCTACCGCGCGCTGCGCAGCCTGCCCCGCGCCGAAATATGGCACGGCCTCACCGTCCGCCGCCCACGCTTCACGCTCATTCCGCGCTATGGCGCGCGCTTCAATCCCGCGGCGATCGCACGCGCCGTGCTCGGCGCGGCCCGGGACCGGACGTTCGACGTCGTCGACGCGCAATTCTTCTACCCCGACGGCCCCGCCGCGATGCGCGTCGCGGATGCACTCGGCCTGCCTTTTTCCGTCAAGGCGCGCGGCGCCGACATCAGCCATTTCGGCCATGCCCCGGCGTCGCGCGCGCAGTTGCTCGCCGCCGCCGCGAAAGCCGCGGGCCTGCTCGCCGTCTCCGAAGCAATGCGCCGCGACATGGCCGCGATCGGCATCGACCCGGCAAAGGTCGCGGTCCATTATACGGGCATCGACACCGCGCGCTTCCATCCCGGCGACCGCGCCGCGGCGCGCGCGGCGCTCGGCTTCGACGACGCGCCCGCGATCCTCTCGGTCGGCGCGCTGATCGAACGCAAGGGGCAGGCGCTCGTCATAGCGGCGCTGCCCGCGCTGCCCGGCGTGGATTATTGGCTCGCTGGTGCGGGCGAAGCGGAAACCCGCTACCGCGCGCTCGCGCGAAGGCTTGGCGTCGAGGCGCGCGTGCATTTCATGGGGCCGGTCGCCCATGCCGACCTGCCGTTATTCTATCGCGCCGCCGACGTCGTCGTCATGCCCTCGGCCAGCGAGGGCCTGGCCAATGCGTGGGTCGAGGCGCTCGCCTGCGGCACGCCGATCGTCATCAGCGACGCGGGCGGCGCCGCCGAACTCGTGCGCCTGCCCGCCGCCGGCCGCATCGTGCCGCGCACGCCGGGCGCGATCGCCGAAGCGGTGCAGGACATCCTCGCCGCCCCACCCTCACCGGCCGACGTGGCCGCGAGCCTCGACGGCCGCTTCGACTGGAACCGCAACGGCCGCGAGCTGGCGGACCATCTGCGGCGCTGCGCGGGGTTTTGA
- the secF gene encoding protein translocase subunit SecF translates to MRLLKLVPDDTNIQFLKWRNVAMAISLLMIVASIALVAVRGLNLGVDFVGGQSVRVEFTGAMPPIDEIREKVGAIGLGEATIQQFGSDKAVSIRTALPEGDKAAAERAGQQLVAGIAKAFPTAKTGSVETVSGKVSEELLRTGALSLILAMIAISIYIWIRFEWQFGVGALFALFHDVTLTFGFFALTQMQFDLNIVAALLTIIGYSLNDTIVVFDRIRENLKKYRKMEIIPLLDLSINETLARTVMTSFTMLIALAVLLWVGPDVIFGFTAAMLLGIFVGTYSSVYMSAPILVWLKVGPHSFVPRTTAATEGAERVSSKNDDGAVV, encoded by the coding sequence ATGCGTCTCCTGAAACTCGTCCCCGACGACACCAACATCCAGTTCCTGAAATGGCGCAACGTCGCGATGGCGATCAGTTTGCTGATGATCGTCGCGTCGATCGCGCTCGTCGCGGTGCGCGGGCTCAACCTTGGCGTCGACTTTGTCGGCGGCCAGTCGGTGCGCGTCGAGTTCACCGGGGCGATGCCGCCGATCGACGAAATCCGCGAAAAGGTGGGCGCCATCGGCCTTGGCGAAGCGACGATCCAGCAGTTCGGATCGGACAAGGCGGTGTCGATCCGCACCGCGCTGCCCGAAGGCGACAAGGCGGCCGCCGAGCGCGCCGGGCAACAACTGGTCGCGGGCATTGCCAAGGCGTTCCCCACCGCGAAGACCGGATCGGTCGAAACCGTGTCGGGCAAGGTGTCGGAGGAACTGCTGCGCACCGGGGCGCTCAGTCTGATCCTCGCGATGATCGCGATCTCCATCTATATCTGGATCCGCTTTGAATGGCAGTTCGGCGTCGGCGCGCTGTTCGCGCTGTTCCACGACGTCACGCTGACCTTTGGCTTCTTTGCGCTGACGCAGATGCAGTTCGACCTCAATATCGTCGCCGCGCTGCTCACCATCATCGGCTATTCGCTCAACGACACGATCGTCGTGTTCGACCGGATTCGCGAGAATCTGAAGAAATACCGCAAGATGGAGATCATCCCGCTGCTCGACCTCAGCATCAACGAGACGCTGGCGCGCACGGTGATGACGAGCTTTACCATGCTGATCGCGCTTGCGGTGCTGCTGTGGGTCGGGCCGGACGTGATCTTTGGTTTTACCGCCGCGATGCTGCTCGGCATTTTCGTCGGCACTTATTCGTCGGTCTATATGTCGGCGCCGATCCTGGTGTGGCTGAAGGTCGGTCCCCACAGTTTCGTGCCGCGCACGACGGCGGCGACCGAAGGCGCCGAGCGGGTGTCGAGCAAGAACGACGACGGCGCGGTGGTTTGA
- the secD gene encoding protein translocase subunit SecD has translation MLDFPRWKTIGISIILLLGVLFAIPSFLPPKAFESLPGFAQAKVNLGLDLAGGSHLLLEADINDLRKTQLTNMEKTVRTAMRGQSGPDDDIAIGELSTTGGRISFLVRDAAKLDEARERLFSETQGAGLTGQRDWNIDVVDSTRIVMTPTSAGQTQAVANAMDTARDIIDKRVNALGTREPTIIREGADRIVVQVPGLQDPAALKELIGKTARLEFRMVDANADPNEAAAGRVPVGSEIVPYAEGEGNGAAFEVLRRQVMISGEQLINAQQSYDPQTNEPVVSIRFDSAGSSTFAKVTAQNVGKRFAMVLDGKVLSAPSINEPILGGSAQISGSFSVASANNLAISLRSGALPVKMTVVEERTVTPELGADSIRKGAIAGIIATVAVLVFMIIVYGRFGIYANVALVFNIGLIIAIMAAFNATLTLPGIAGFVLTIGAAVDANVLINERIREELKRGRRVFQAVELGYSEASRAIFDANITNVIAAGLMFWFGSGPIKGFAVVLTIGIITSVFTAVTVTRLFAARWLHKTRPASLTI, from the coding sequence ATGCTCGATTTCCCGCGCTGGAAAACCATCGGCATCAGCATCATCCTGCTGCTCGGCGTCCTTTTTGCCATTCCCAGCTTTTTGCCGCCCAAGGCGTTTGAAAGCCTGCCCGGCTTTGCGCAGGCCAAGGTCAATCTGGGGCTCGACCTGGCCGGCGGCAGCCATTTGCTGCTCGAGGCCGACATCAACGACCTCAGGAAGACGCAGCTCACCAATATGGAAAAGACGGTGCGCACGGCGATGCGCGGGCAGAGCGGACCCGACGACGATATTGCGATCGGTGAATTGTCGACGACGGGCGGCCGCATCAGCTTCCTTGTCCGCGATGCCGCGAAGCTGGACGAAGCGCGCGAGCGGCTGTTCAGCGAGACTCAGGGCGCCGGGCTGACCGGCCAGCGCGACTGGAATATCGACGTCGTCGATTCGACGCGGATCGTGATGACGCCGACCAGCGCCGGGCAGACGCAGGCGGTGGCGAATGCAATGGACACCGCGCGCGACATCATCGACAAGCGCGTCAACGCGCTCGGCACGCGCGAGCCGACGATCATCCGCGAAGGCGCCGACCGCATCGTCGTGCAGGTTCCGGGGCTTCAGGATCCGGCAGCGCTCAAGGAACTGATCGGCAAGACCGCGCGGCTCGAGTTTCGCATGGTCGACGCCAACGCCGATCCCAATGAAGCCGCCGCGGGCCGCGTGCCGGTGGGCAGCGAGATCGTCCCCTATGCCGAGGGGGAGGGCAATGGCGCGGCGTTCGAGGTGCTGCGCCGCCAGGTGATGATCAGCGGCGAACAGCTCATCAATGCGCAGCAAAGCTATGACCCGCAGACGAACGAGCCGGTGGTGTCGATCCGTTTCGATTCGGCGGGGTCGAGCACCTTTGCCAAGGTGACCGCGCAGAATGTCGGCAAGCGGTTCGCGATGGTGCTCGACGGCAAGGTGCTGTCGGCGCCGTCGATCAACGAGCCGATACTGGGCGGCAGCGCCCAGATTTCGGGCAGTTTCAGCGTCGCGAGCGCGAACAATCTGGCGATCTCGCTGCGGTCGGGCGCTCTGCCGGTGAAAATGACGGTGGTCGAGGAACGCACGGTCACCCCCGAACTTGGCGCCGATTCGATCCGCAAGGGCGCGATCGCGGGCATCATCGCGACCGTTGCGGTGCTGGTGTTCATGATCATCGTCTATGGCCGTTTCGGCATTTATGCGAATGTCGCGCTGGTCTTTAACATCGGGTTGATCATCGCGATCATGGCGGCGTTCAATGCGACGCTGACACTGCCGGGCATCGCGGGCTTCGTGCTCACGATCGGCGCCGCGGTCGATGCGAATGTGCTCATCAACGAGCGTATCCGCGAAGAGCTGAAACGCGGGCGGCGCGTGTTCCAGGCGGTCGAGCTTGGCTATTCGGAAGCGAGCCGCGCGATCTTCGATGCCAATATCACCAATGTCATCGCGGCGGGGCTGATGTTCTGGTTCGGCTCCGGCCCGATCAAGGGCTTTGCCGTGGTGCTGACGATCGGCATCATCACCAGCGTGTTCACCGCCGTCACCGTGACCCGGCTGTTCGCGGCGCGCTGGCTGCACAAGACGCGCCCCGCGTCGCTGACCATTTGA
- the yajC gene encoding preprotein translocase subunit YajC: MSMQLLLTQAAGSGGGAAGFLMLVPYILIFAVFWFFLIRPQQVRAKEHRAKIAAVKPRDQVVTGGGIVGKVTRVDDDYADVEIAQGVKIKVVKATLADVLQPGGKPAND; encoded by the coding sequence ATGTCGATGCAATTGCTTCTGACCCAGGCGGCCGGATCGGGCGGCGGGGCGGCCGGTTTCCTGATGCTGGTGCCCTATATCCTGATCTTCGCGGTCTTCTGGTTCTTTCTGATCCGCCCGCAACAGGTGCGCGCGAAGGAGCATCGCGCCAAGATCGCGGCGGTCAAGCCGCGCGACCAGGTCGTCACCGGCGGCGGCATCGTCGGCAAGGTCACGCGCGTCGACGACGATTATGCCGACGTCGAAATCGCGCAGGGCGTCAAGATCAAGGTCGTCAAGGCGACGCTGGCCGACGTGCTGCAGCCCGGCGGCAAGCCCGCGAACGACTGA